In one window of Bradysia coprophila strain Holo2 chromosome IV unlocalized genomic scaffold, BU_Bcop_v1 contig_106, whole genome shotgun sequence DNA:
- the LOC119070727 gene encoding receptor-type tyrosine-protein phosphatase-like N, whose translation MTKNVTNWSSWKTFFLTLLLTCFNHIDYTSAENNIGCLFVESLCLENIEWCFDDYAFGKCLPKYGTESEQDELEREPLNEEQSHILSTMLEELQGAGLGWDHLFVQCRMQGALFSLRNSVPMPPNLCANLAPDPQVLDPQSPLAFVRFQPPDDAYADEVYFPPDKKGFDDRLFLQPLKSIQPQKKLTSHRLYGSPFSPFDNAAVPYKRSDYLENAVPSEEIENRIKDIKNRIELRKMLAEYESGQLKPPIYYQQDIFENSANEEPAVEDYLLPNMKRMPGQFDAIDDDDFQDDPLLDGSPKTSFREMSRELHIPKVDLNHHSIKSHKHSDPKLQDAEETNELPLEPLKLNAMRYFDESNNILPDESGVYTEGGLVYLSDSKKHQSKVDRKAEARNLLSNMLGFTRHERLDVKKPGPPAAPPPSSQSPHETPKLQENVDEKQEINKEVLPTHIKDDHSPKTKKVLHTDNDHGPHSVDTDYTHVILKSSVDDWNHGRRIVAALADMLNMQNYFTFSNLARHEITFRVEENPEKKTAADVARAINDNRFKNNLSRRLGVNVLRAGVGDKTKELDSAIYSKREFAEEGPNVTHVLVYMVAGAGLAAGVVIVMTLLLIRRHDKKLDKLGGLQKGLIATEASSKDYQELCRARMAGKGNDSPSAGRMTSISKDNEKAPSSRSSTSSWSEEPALTNMDISTGHMVLSYMESHLKNKGRLQREWEALQRYEAEPSSRDTAIQPQCEPLNRPTAPLPYDHSRVVINHLANAEGLDYVNASTITDHDPRAPAYVAAQGPLPSTLAHFWQMVWEQGAVVIVALCKLQENGEIACARYWPEEGAEVYHIYEVNLVSEHIWCEDYLVRSFYLKNLRTGETRTVTQFHFLSWPAGSVPIAAKALLEFRRKVNKSYRGRSCPIVVHSSNGAGRTGAYILLDLVLARMNKGAREIDIAATLEHLRDQRSGLVATRQQFEFVLMAVAEEVHAILKALPANTQNEKRELDNEAVKEQEPEKDTTDKTDDTTEKKTTAETTKEK comes from the exons GGTGTCTTTTCGTAGAATCTTTGTGCTTGGAAAACATCGAATGGTGTTTTGATG ATTATGCTTTCGGTAAATGTCTTCCAAAATATGGAACTGAATCAGAACAAGATGAATTGGAACGTGAGCCACTCAATGAAGAACAATCACATATCCTGTCGACGATGCTGGAAGAACTTCAAGGGGCTGGATTAGGATGGGACCATTTGTTCGTACAATGTCGTATGCAAGGAGCATTGTTCTCACT ACGGAACAGTGTTCCCATGCCACCGAATTTGTGCGCCAATCTGGCACCGGATCCACAAGTTCTGGATCCACAAAGTCCACTGGCATTTGTCCGATTTCAGCCACCGGATGATGCATACGCGGACGAAGTATACTTTCCGCCGGATAAAAAGGGATTCGACGACAGACTTTTTTTGCAACCATTAAAATCTATACAACCTCAGAAGAAACTCACCTCACACCGACTGTACGGGAGTCCATTCAGTCCTTTTGACAATGCAGCTGTACCATATAAACGCTCCGACTATCTGGAGAATGCAGTTCCCAGCGAAGAGATTGAGAATCGCATCAAAGACATCAAAAATCGCATTGAGCTTAGGAAAATGTTGGCTGAGTATGAATCGGGACAATTGAAGCCGCCGATCTATTATCAGCAAGACATTTTCGAGAACAGTGCCAATGAAGAACCGGCCGTGGAAGATTACTTACTGCCGAATATGAAACGAATGCCTGGACAATTTGATGCG ATTGACGACGACGACTTTCAGGATGATCCATTACTTGACGGGTCGCCGAAAACCTCATTCCGTGAAATGTCCAGAGAACTGCATATACCAAAAGTTGATTTAAACCATCATAGCATCAAGTCCCATAAACATTCAGACCCGAAGCTACAAGACGCCGAGGAGACGAATGAGTTACCACTGGAGCCATTAAAACTGAATGCCATGCGATACTTTGACGAATCGAACAACATTCTACCCGATGAATCTGGTGTGTATACGGAAGGAGGGTTGGTCTATCTTTCCGATTCCAAAAAACATCAATCAAAGG TTGACCGCAAAGCAGAAGCCCGAAATCTACTATCCAATATGCTGGGTTTCACTAGGCATGAAAGATTAGACGTTAAAAAACCTGGTCCTCCGGCTGCACCTCCACCATCATCTCAATCACCGCATGAAACACCGAAACTACAGGAAAATGTAGATGAAAAACAGGAGATTAACAAAGAGGTTTTGCCGACACACATCAAGG ATGATCACTCGCCTAAAACCAAGAAAGTCTTGCATACCGACAATGACCATGGACCTCATTCTGTAGACACTGATTACACCCATGTCATATTGAAATCATC CGTTGACGACTGGAACCACGGACGCCGGATTGTTGCAGCCTTAGCTGATATGCTCAACATGCAAAactatttcacattttcgaatttggcTCGGCATGAAATTACGTTCCGTGTCGAAGAGAATCCGGAAAAGAAAACCGCTGCTGATGTTGCTCGAGCTATCAATGATAATCGCTTCAAGAACAACCTGTCCCGTCGTCTCGGTGTCAATGTACTGCGTGCAGGAGTTGGAGACAAGACCAAGGAGCTAGATTCAGCTATCTATTCGAAACGAGAATTCGCCGAAGAAGGACCCAATGTCACGCATGTGTTGGTTTATATGGTAGCCGGTGCCGGTTTGGCGGCTGGCGTTGTGATTGTTATGACACTGTTGTTGATTCGGCGTCACGATAAGAAACTCGATAAACTTGGTGGACTGCAAAAAGGATTGATTGCCACAGAAGCGAGCAGCAAGGATTATCAGGAACTGTGTCGTGCTCGCATGGCGGGTAAGGGAAACGATAGTCCTTCTGCTGGTCGAATGACATCTATTTCTAAAGATAACGAGAAGGCACCGTCATCACGATCCAGCACATCGTCATGGTCTGAGGAACCAGCGCTAACGAATATGGACATTTCAACTGGACACATGGTTTTG TCGTACATGGAATCACATCTGAAGAATAAAGGCCGACTACAACGCGAGTGGGAAGCGCTACAACGTTATGAAGCTGAACCAAGCTCAAGAGATACAGCCATTCAACCCCAATGCGAACCATTAAATCGACCTACAGCTCCGTTACCATACGATCACTCTCGAGTAGTCATCAATCACTTGGCGAATGCTGAAGGATTGGACTAT GTGAATGCATCAACGATAACCGATCACGATCCCCGAGCTCCAGCGTATGTTGCCGCTCAAGGTCCACTTCCATCGACTCTGGCACATTTCTGGCAAATGGTATGGGAACAGGGCGCTGTTGTCATTGTGGCTTTGTGTAAGCTTCAAGAAAATGGAGAAATTGCTTGCGCAAGATATTGGCCGGAAGAGGGAGCTGAAGTGTATCACATCTATGAA GTTAATCTTGTCAGCGAGCACATATGGTGCGAAGACTACCTAGTACGATCATTTTACCTAAAGAATCTACGTACCGGCGAAACTCGAACCGTTACCCAATTCCATTTCCTATCATGGCCTGCCGGTTCGGTTCCGATAGCCGCCAAAGCACTGTTGGAATTTAGACGTAAAGTTAATAAATCGTATCGCGGACGATCATGTCCCATTGTTGTGCACAGCAGCAATGGTGCCGGTCGAACTGGTGCATACATTCTGTTGGATTTGGTGTTAGCTAGAATGAATAAGGGAGCGAGAGAAATTGACATTGCGGCAACGCTTGAACATCTGAGAGATCAACGATCCGGTCTGGTGGCAACGAGACAACAATTCGAGTTCGTATTGATGGCGGTGGCTGAAGAG GTTCACGCCATTCTAAAGGCCCTGCCAGCTAACACCCAAAACGAGAAACGCGAGCTTGACAATGAAGCTGTTAAGGAACAGGAACCGGAAAAAGATACAACGGACAAAACTGATGATACAACGGAAAAAAAGACAACTGCAGAAACgacaaaggaaaaataa
- the LOC119070953 gene encoding la protein homolog isoform X2 gives MADTENVTEVVVAEVKVDDVKEKEVALDAEPTIVPTPKVTKNLQAQIVRQVEYYFGDANLARDKFLSEEITKDNGWVTLELLLTFKRMQVLTTDPEVVCAALDTSDEGLIEISEDRKKIRRHPERPLPEQNEETRKECISRTAYVKGFPLDIEMSGLIEFFEAHEKVVNIVMRKYLDKPTKEYRFKGSVFVTFLKREQCEEFLKVEDLKHNDTVLTRLWQEDYYISKKGEREAEKQKKDEKLTPKINLPKGAVIFFEGCSEAMTRELIKEAVAKFDAEIAYIDYSKGDKSGYIRLTEENAAKTLIDKLDGNKLKLDDTDEATVRLIEGDEETEYLAKQVEQMISRRGNNFNKGKQGGRGRFHNRKRSAHNDNNDTPNKRSK, from the exons ATGGCAGATACTGAAAACGTTACCGAAGTGGTGGTGGCTGAAGTAAAAGTTGATGATGTAAAGGAAAAGGAAGTCGCTCTGGACGCTGAACCAACCATTGTGCCAACACCGAAAGTGACTAAAAATCTTCAGGCGCAAATCGTGCGACAGGTGGAATACTACTTTGGCGACGCGAATCTGGCGCGTGACAAATTCCTATCCGAAGAAATCACAAAAGACAACGGCTGGGTCACACTGGAATTGTTGTTGACATTCAAGCGAATGCAGGTTCTAACAACCGATCCAGAGGTAGTTTGTGCTGCATTGGACACATCCGACGAAGGTTTGATCGAGATCAGCGAGGATCGTAAGAAGATTCGTCGGCATCCGGAGCGGCCACTACCCGAACAGAATGAAGAGACGCGGAAAGAATGTATATCGCGAACGGCGTACGTTAAAGGATTTCCATTGGATATTGAGATGTCCGGTTTGATTGAATTCTTTGAAGCGCACGAGAAGGTTGTGAACATCGTGATGCGAAAGTATTTGGACAAACCGACCAAGGAGTACCGGTTCAAAGGAAGCGTATTCGTTACATTCCTTAAGCGAGAGCAATGCGAAGAGTTTCTGAAAGTGGAGGATCTTAAGCATAATGACACAGTGCTGACACGACTGTGGCAGGAAGACTACTACATATCGAAGAAGGGTGAACGAGAAgcagaaaaacagaaaaag GACGAGAAACTCAcaccgaaaattaatttaccgaAAGGCGCAGTGATTTTCTTCGAAGGCTGCTCGGAAGCGATGACACGTGAATTGATTAAGGAAGCCGTAGCGAAGTTCG ACGCCGAGATCGCATACATCGACTATTCCAAAGGCGACAAAAGCGGATACATTCGACTCACCGAAGAGAATGCCGCCAAAACATTGATCGACAAACTGGACGGTAATAAGTTGAAACTGGACGATACGGATGAGGCTACCGTTCGTTTGATCGAAGGCGATGAAGAAACGGAGTACCTGGCTAAGCAGGTAGAGCAAATGATATCACGGCGTGGTAATAATTTCAACAAAGGTAAACAAGGCGGTCGAGGTCGTTTCCATAATCGGAAGCGATCGGCACACAATGACAACAATGACACACCAAACAAACGGAgcaaatga
- the LOC119070729 gene encoding protein YIPF1 has protein sequence MNTDDLLSFKEYSPTKDNYSNSGRAEININSPNRTMNPYSDQHLEGLIDDMSTSVRVLEREEDVRQNDGDQATNEKQVYSFFSIEYYQQFFNVDTSMVIERIVSSVIPRKAPPSYLKQHIGLNPDLYGPFWIVVTLIFSIAISGNVASYIQYANDSNPWHYNFHLVSIAATTIIMYVCIVPLSLWGAFKWFVRPTDPDLETESPYTPSLLTLICVYGYSLAIYIPVSILWVIQLSLLQWLLVITATFLSGSVLVLVLTPALRVTRVSLILAAVIVGAHFLLATGFMLYFFHVPESLTTAPIPVVIPAAP, from the exons ATGAACACCGACGATCTGTTATCATTCAAAGAGTACTCACCAACAAAAGATAACTACAGCAACAGCGGACGCGctgaaataaatataaattcacCGAACAGGACAATGAATCCGTACAGCGATCAACACCTAGAGGGTTTGATTGACGACATGTCGACCAGTGTACGTGTTCTGGAGCGTGAAGAAGATGTGCGACAAAATG ATGGAGATCAGGCCACAAACGAGAAGCAGGTCTACTCCTTCTTCAGCATCGAGTATTATCAACAATTCTTCAATGTTGACACATCCATGGTAATAGAGAGAATTGTTAGTTCAGTGATACCGAGAAAGGCACCGCCCAGCTATCTCAAACAACATATTGGTCTCAATCCGGATCTGTATGGTCCGTTCTGGATTGTCGTTACGCTG ATCTTCTCGATTGCCATCAGTGGAAACGTTGCCAGCTACATTCAATATGCGAACGACAGTAATCCGTGGCATTACAATTTCCATTTGGTTTCGATTGCTGCCACTACCATCATAATGTACGTTTGCATTGTTCCATTGAGTTTATGGGGTGCATTCAAATGGTTCGTTCGGCCAACCGATCCCGATCTCGAAACTGAG AGTCCATACACGCCCAGTCTCTTGACGTTGATCTGTGTGTACGGCTACTCTCTAGCGATCTACATTCCAGTTTCAATTCTTTGGGTCATTCAATTATCGCTATTGCAATGGTTACTCGTAATAACGGCCACCTTTTTGTCCGGTTCCGTATTGGTACTGGTATTGACGCCAGCATTGCGTGTGACCAGAGTCTCGCTTATATTGGCCGCCGTCATTGTCGGAGCTCATTTCCTATTAGCCACCGGATTTATGTTGTATTTCTTCCACGTTCCGGAATCATTAACTACTGCACCCATTCCAGTTGTCATCCCCGCAGCCCCGTAA
- the LOC119070953 gene encoding la protein homolog isoform X1, with protein sequence MADTENVTEVVVAEVKVDDVKEKEVALDAEPTIVPTPKVTKNLQAQIVRQVEYYFGDANLARDKFLSEEITKDNGWVTLELLLTFKRMQVLTTDPEVVCAALDTSDEGLIEISEDRKKIRRHPERPLPEQNEETRKECISRTAYVKGFPLDIEMSGLIEFFEAHEKVVNIVMRKYLDKPTKEYRFKGSVFVTFLKREQCEEFLKVEDLKHNDTVLTRLWQEDYYISKKGEREAEKQKKDEKLTPKINLPKGAVIFFEGCSEAMTRELIKEAVAKFADAEIAYIDYSKGDKSGYIRLTEENAAKTLIDKLDGNKLKLDDTDEATVRLIEGDEETEYLAKQVEQMISRRGNNFNKGKQGGRGRFHNRKRSAHNDNNDTPNKRSK encoded by the exons ATGGCAGATACTGAAAACGTTACCGAAGTGGTGGTGGCTGAAGTAAAAGTTGATGATGTAAAGGAAAAGGAAGTCGCTCTGGACGCTGAACCAACCATTGTGCCAACACCGAAAGTGACTAAAAATCTTCAGGCGCAAATCGTGCGACAGGTGGAATACTACTTTGGCGACGCGAATCTGGCGCGTGACAAATTCCTATCCGAAGAAATCACAAAAGACAACGGCTGGGTCACACTGGAATTGTTGTTGACATTCAAGCGAATGCAGGTTCTAACAACCGATCCAGAGGTAGTTTGTGCTGCATTGGACACATCCGACGAAGGTTTGATCGAGATCAGCGAGGATCGTAAGAAGATTCGTCGGCATCCGGAGCGGCCACTACCCGAACAGAATGAAGAGACGCGGAAAGAATGTATATCGCGAACGGCGTACGTTAAAGGATTTCCATTGGATATTGAGATGTCCGGTTTGATTGAATTCTTTGAAGCGCACGAGAAGGTTGTGAACATCGTGATGCGAAAGTATTTGGACAAACCGACCAAGGAGTACCGGTTCAAAGGAAGCGTATTCGTTACATTCCTTAAGCGAGAGCAATGCGAAGAGTTTCTGAAAGTGGAGGATCTTAAGCATAATGACACAGTGCTGACACGACTGTGGCAGGAAGACTACTACATATCGAAGAAGGGTGAACGAGAAgcagaaaaacagaaaaag GACGAGAAACTCAcaccgaaaattaatttaccgaAAGGCGCAGTGATTTTCTTCGAAGGCTGCTCGGAAGCGATGACACGTGAATTGATTAAGGAAGCCGTAGCGAAGTTCG CAGACGCCGAGATCGCATACATCGACTATTCCAAAGGCGACAAAAGCGGATACATTCGACTCACCGAAGAGAATGCCGCCAAAACATTGATCGACAAACTGGACGGTAATAAGTTGAAACTGGACGATACGGATGAGGCTACCGTTCGTTTGATCGAAGGCGATGAAGAAACGGAGTACCTGGCTAAGCAGGTAGAGCAAATGATATCACGGCGTGGTAATAATTTCAACAAAGGTAAACAAGGCGGTCGAGGTCGTTTCCATAATCGGAAGCGATCGGCACACAATGACAACAATGACACACCAAACAAACGGAgcaaatga
- the LOC119070954 gene encoding cytochrome b-c1 complex subunit Rieske, mitochondrial, whose amino-acid sequence MINAASKAAYLKATTQVVNGGIKPLVAGGLTHSETKVEHKFTPLVNSMPKGLLSVVSGPAVNTTVKFARFAHTDIPVPDFSPYRRNSSRNLKIKNTNTGDRNAFTYLLVGATTVASTYAAKGVVTGLVSSMGASADVLALAKIEIKLSDIPEGKSVTFKWRGKPLFIRHRTAAEISAEQSVAPASLRDPQHDSERVQKPEWLVVLGVCTHLGCVPIANAGDFGGYYCPCHGSHYDASGRIRKGPAPLNLEVPHYEFPEENLLIVG is encoded by the exons ATGATTAATGCCGCGTCGAAAGCTGCTTACCTTAAAGCAACCACTCAAGTGGTCAATGGTGGCATAAAGCCTTTGGTCGCTGGTGGTTTGACTCATAGCGAAACAAAGGTAGAACATAAATTCACTCCTTTGGTCAATTCTATGCCAAAAGGCTTGCTCAGCGTTGTGTCTGGTCCAGCAG TGAACACAACCGTCAAGTTTGCCCGATTCGCGCATACAGATATACCTGTTCCGGACTTTTCACCCTATCGACGCAATTCGTCaaggaatttgaaaattaagaacACCAACACTGGAGATCGCAACGCATTCACTTACTTGCTCGTCGGAG CAACAACCGTTGCATCCACCTACGCCGCTAAAGGTGTTGTCACCGGGCTCGTATCGTCGATGGGCGCATCAGCTGATGTATTAGCTTTGGcaaaaatcgaaatcaaaTTGTCGGACATTCCGGAAGGAAAATCCGTCACTTTCAAGTGGCGAGGAAAGCCATTGTTTATTCGTCATCGGACTGCTGCTGAAATTTCTGCTGAACAATCGGTCGCACCAGCGTCACTACGTGATCCACAACACGATAGT GAACGTGTCCAGAAACCCGAATGGCTAGTCGTTCTCGGTGTCTGCACCCATTTGGGCTGTGTGCCAATCGCTAATGCCGGTGATTTCGGAGGATACTACTGTCCATGCCACGGTTCCCATTATGATGCGTCCGGGCGTATTCGCAAGGGACCAGCACCATTGAATTTGGAAGTGCCGCACTATGAGTTCCCCGAAGAGAATTTGCTAATTGTTGGTTAA